In the Chlorobium limicola DSM 245 genome, one interval contains:
- a CDS encoding TorF family putative porin, translated as MKKSVKIASLAIALFAGLGSTAQAEGFKIGADVVSSYVWRGTDYGDSPAIQPNLSYTFPGIGVVVGAWGSYAVAEDNDERYKEVDLYVTVPVGPFSFTLTDYYIPVDGNSDSFDFSDDGPNVLEASVGYSYKNLGLLAAINIAGADTDNAKYCEATYKFYDKDGFTAKAVVGAGDETYVEGDNDNFTVVNTGISVAKDRFTASYIYNPDSEKSHLVFMASF; from the coding sequence ATGAAGAAATCCGTAAAAATCGCATCACTCGCCATAGCCCTTTTCGCAGGACTCGGCAGCACAGCACAGGCTGAAGGGTTCAAGATCGGCGCCGACGTGGTCAGCAGCTACGTATGGAGAGGCACCGATTACGGCGATTCTCCGGCCATTCAGCCAAACCTCTCCTACACCTTCCCCGGCATCGGCGTCGTGGTAGGCGCATGGGGTTCCTATGCCGTCGCTGAAGACAATGACGAAAGATACAAGGAAGTCGATCTGTACGTAACCGTCCCGGTAGGCCCGTTCAGTTTCACCCTGACCGATTACTATATACCGGTTGACGGGAATTCCGACAGCTTCGATTTCAGCGATGATGGCCCGAATGTCCTCGAAGCAAGCGTCGGCTACTCTTACAAAAACCTCGGCCTGCTTGCAGCCATTAATATCGCAGGTGCAGATACCGACAATGCGAAATACTGTGAAGCAACCTACAAGTTCTATGACAAGGACGGCTTTACTGCCAAAGCCGTTGTAGGTGCTGGAGACGAAACCTATGTTGAAGGTGACAACGACAACTTTACCGTTGTCAACACCGGCATCTCTGTTGCCAAGGATCGCTTCACTGCTTCATACATCTACAATCCCGATTCCGAGAAGTCGCACCTCGTCTTCATGGCATCGTTCTGA
- a CDS encoding YgaP family membrane protein, whose protein sequence is MNIDRLVFAFAGCFILLSVLLSIYHNQNWLWFTGFVGLNLFQAAFTGFCPLAKILKAVGVAPGEAFK, encoded by the coding sequence ATGAATATCGATCGTCTTGTTTTCGCTTTCGCTGGATGCTTTATACTCCTCAGCGTGCTTCTCTCGATCTATCATAATCAGAACTGGTTGTGGTTTACCGGTTTTGTAGGGCTCAACCTTTTTCAGGCCGCCTTTACCGGCTTCTGCCCTCTGGCAAAGATTCTGAAAGCGGTTGGCGTGGCGCCAGGCGAAGCCTTTAAATAA
- the serA gene encoding phosphoglycerate dehydrogenase encodes MKVLITDGVDPQCAEILARNGFQVTEKPKISKEELKEIIGEFDKLIVRSATKVTSEIIECGKNLKLIGRAGAGVDNIDIEAATRHGIIVMNTPGGNTVSAAEHACGMLMAAARMIPQATAELKAGLWNKKKFTGIELEGKTISIIGLGKIGREVASRMQAFGMKTIAYDPMIPDEYAAHLHIELLPLHENFSRADVITIHSSLNESTRNLISNETFALMKDGVIIVNCARGGIVNEADLADAIVSGKVAAAALDVFESEPVNPDNPLLKLERVIVTPHIAASTNEAQQKVAVQIAEQIVDWKQKGKLEGAVNASAVELAQAPGVSAYLMLAEKLGSTLAQITPLEAHTMTIRTSGEYLQKFSEVIAAAALKGFLDVRQSSDTNYINVFTMAAEMGITLEQKFEKENPDYTNLIRVELENGTKKRMIGGTVFGDKAIRIVMIDQFLVEFKPEGNIIIYNNIDKPGVIANVTQHLLQHNLNVAYVALSRDEDKLLAMTAIVVDSKVDPSLLDEIKLVDGVSEAAVVSI; translated from the coding sequence ATGAAAGTACTGATCACTGACGGCGTCGATCCGCAATGCGCTGAAATTCTTGCACGAAACGGTTTTCAGGTCACCGAAAAGCCTAAAATCAGCAAGGAAGAACTTAAAGAGATCATTGGCGAATTCGACAAGTTAATCGTCAGAAGTGCCACAAAAGTCACATCGGAAATCATCGAATGCGGTAAAAACCTGAAACTGATCGGCAGAGCCGGCGCCGGAGTCGATAATATCGATATCGAAGCGGCAACCAGGCACGGCATCATCGTCATGAACACTCCGGGAGGCAATACGGTCTCGGCTGCCGAACATGCATGTGGTATGCTCATGGCAGCGGCGCGCATGATTCCCCAGGCTACCGCGGAACTGAAAGCCGGTCTCTGGAACAAGAAAAAATTCACCGGCATAGAGCTGGAGGGAAAAACCATCTCCATCATCGGACTTGGCAAGATCGGGCGCGAAGTGGCATCCCGCATGCAGGCGTTCGGCATGAAAACCATCGCATACGATCCCATGATTCCCGATGAGTATGCAGCCCACCTTCATATAGAACTGCTCCCGCTCCACGAGAATTTCAGCCGTGCGGACGTCATCACTATCCACTCCTCTCTTAACGAATCGACCCGGAACCTCATTTCCAACGAAACGTTCGCCCTTATGAAGGACGGCGTGATCATCGTCAACTGTGCAAGAGGAGGCATTGTCAACGAAGCGGATCTTGCCGACGCAATCGTATCGGGAAAAGTCGCAGCAGCGGCTCTCGATGTTTTCGAATCCGAACCGGTCAATCCGGACAACCCCCTGCTTAAGCTGGAGCGTGTTATTGTCACGCCGCACATCGCCGCGTCAACCAACGAGGCTCAGCAGAAAGTTGCCGTACAGATCGCCGAACAGATCGTCGACTGGAAACAGAAAGGCAAACTCGAAGGTGCCGTCAATGCGTCAGCCGTTGAACTCGCACAGGCTCCCGGCGTAAGCGCATACCTCATGCTTGCAGAAAAGCTTGGTTCGACGCTTGCCCAGATCACGCCGCTTGAAGCGCACACCATGACCATAAGAACCTCCGGCGAGTATCTCCAGAAGTTCAGCGAAGTCATCGCAGCCGCCGCACTCAAAGGATTTCTCGATGTGCGCCAGTCAAGCGACACCAACTATATCAATGTCTTCACGATGGCCGCCGAAATGGGCATCACCCTCGAGCAGAAATTCGAGAAAGAAAATCCCGATTACACCAATCTGATCCGTGTGGAACTTGAAAACGGCACGAAAAAACGGATGATAGGCGGTACCGTCTTCGGCGACAAAGCCATAAGGATCGTCATGATCGATCAGTTCCTCGTGGAGTTCAAACCTGAAGGCAACATCATCATCTACAACAACATCGACAAGCCCGGCGTTATTGCAAACGTAACGCAGCACCTGCTGCAGCACAACCTGAACGTAGCTTATGTAGCGCTCTCCCGTGACGAGGATAAACTGCTGGCCATGACCGCTATCGTTGTCGACAGCAAGGTGGATCCATCCCTTCTCGATGAAATCAAGCTGGTTGACGGCGTCTCGGAGGCCGCTGTCGTCTCGATCTGA
- a CDS encoding P-II family nitrogen regulator, producing the protein MKYIVAMIQPYKLPDVKAALAEVGVRKMTVTNALGCGAQGGYTEVYRGVPSEVNLLKKVKIEIGVNDEFTDKTIKAIVKGAKTGEIGDGKIFVFDLPQCIRIRTEETGHDAIG; encoded by the coding sequence ATGAAATATATTGTCGCAATGATTCAGCCCTACAAACTTCCCGACGTAAAGGCTGCGCTCGCGGAAGTAGGGGTAAGAAAGATGACGGTGACCAATGCCCTCGGGTGCGGCGCCCAGGGAGGCTACACTGAAGTTTATCGCGGTGTTCCGAGTGAGGTCAACCTTCTGAAAAAAGTCAAGATAGAGATCGGCGTCAATGATGAGTTTACCGACAAAACCATCAAGGCTATCGTCAAGGGGGCCAAAACGGGAGAGATCGGCGACGGAAAAATTTTCGTCTTCGATCTGCCTCAGTGCATCCGCATCAGAACCGAAGAAACCGGACATGATGCCATAGGCTGA
- a CDS encoding 3-deoxy-7-phosphoheptulonate synthase, which produces MEQLHDLRVSRIKRLSSPGALKDKLPVNDRIASTVSSGRREVENILNGTDNRLLVIVGPCSIHNVDAALVYAEKLSGMRSELRSELCILMRVYFEKPRTTVGWKGFINDPHLDDSYDIEHGLYYARKLLIDINALGLPAATEFLDPITPQYVADVVSWAAIGARTIESQTHRQMASGLSMPVGFKNSTDGRINVAVDAIRSAMHPHSFLGIDREGHSSVITTKGNPYGHLVLRGGMTPNYDAQSIAAAEQLLEKAGLSQTLLVDCSHANSGKKHAQQLKVWENILEQKARGNRSIAGVMIESNLCSGNQPFPEDPEKLRYGVSITDECISWEETERMLRQGADVIAKLMSKEA; this is translated from the coding sequence ATGGAACAGTTACATGATTTGAGAGTTTCACGCATCAAGCGCCTGTCATCTCCAGGGGCGCTCAAGGATAAATTGCCGGTTAATGATCGTATTGCATCAACCGTCAGCTCGGGTCGTCGTGAAGTAGAGAATATATTGAACGGTACGGACAATCGCCTGCTTGTAATCGTCGGCCCCTGCTCGATCCATAATGTGGATGCCGCCCTCGTTTATGCAGAAAAGCTTTCCGGAATGAGAAGCGAGCTCAGGAGTGAGCTTTGCATCCTGATGCGGGTCTATTTTGAAAAGCCGAGGACAACGGTGGGGTGGAAAGGATTTATCAACGATCCTCATCTCGACGATTCATACGATATAGAACATGGCCTCTATTATGCCCGCAAGCTGCTGATCGATATCAATGCGCTTGGCCTTCCGGCGGCGACGGAGTTTCTCGATCCCATTACTCCTCAGTATGTTGCCGATGTGGTGAGCTGGGCGGCTATAGGCGCCAGAACCATAGAATCACAGACGCACCGGCAGATGGCCAGCGGTCTCTCAATGCCTGTCGGGTTTAAAAATTCGACCGACGGACGCATCAATGTCGCCGTCGATGCGATTCGCTCGGCAATGCATCCGCACAGTTTCCTGGGAATCGATCGTGAGGGTCACAGCAGTGTCATCACTACGAAAGGAAATCCTTATGGTCATCTCGTGCTCAGAGGCGGCATGACGCCGAATTACGACGCGCAAAGTATTGCTGCTGCGGAACAACTGCTTGAGAAAGCCGGACTTTCCCAGACCCTTCTGGTGGATTGCAGTCATGCCAATTCCGGCAAGAAACACGCCCAGCAGCTTAAAGTCTGGGAAAATATTCTTGAACAGAAAGCCCGCGGCAACAGAAGTATCGCCGGGGTCATGATCGAAAGCAATCTCTGTTCAGGAAACCAGCCCTTTCCCGAAGACCCGGAAAAACTCAGATATGGCGTTTCAATAACCGACGAATGTATCTCTTGGGAGGAGACCGAACGGATGCTCCGTCAGGGCGCTGACGTTATCGCAAAACTGATGTCAAAAGAAGCATAA
- a CDS encoding ammonium transporter, producing the protein MKHLKLKPRMLLAGALLGAAAFSPPLFAAEPSADAINAYAIDNFFLMISAVLVLFMQAGFALVETGLNAAKNAVNILFKNLMDMAVGAILFYFIGYGLMYPGEMFAGGWFGFGGTGISGASPEVAGGNLYPAVDFLFQVAFAATAATIVSGAVAGRMHFKAYLIYSAVISGLVYPLSGFWKWGGGWLNTLGFHDFAGSLLVHALGGFAGLAGAIVLGPRIGRFNADGSPNAMPGHNLALSTLGVFILLIGWYGFNPGSQLAIVGADNTNAVMMIATNTTLAACAGCCVALIFAWILFKKPDLTMALNGMLAGLVAITANCDAVTYDESLVIGAVGGVLVVLGIKLLDKLQIDDPVGAWPVHGLNGIWGGIAAWIFGGKPMVAQLIGSTVIPLWGFGTMLVLFLILKAFGILRVNKEDEMKGLDIAEHEEEAYYGFEIFTTQ; encoded by the coding sequence ATGAAACATCTCAAACTGAAGCCAAGAATGCTCCTTGCAGGCGCTCTTCTCGGTGCCGCGGCGTTCAGTCCTCCGCTTTTTGCCGCCGAACCATCGGCAGATGCCATCAACGCCTATGCGATTGACAACTTTTTCCTCATGATCTCCGCCGTACTCGTCCTGTTCATGCAGGCAGGATTCGCGCTGGTGGAAACAGGCCTCAACGCAGCAAAAAATGCAGTCAACATTCTGTTCAAGAACCTGATGGACATGGCCGTCGGAGCGATTCTTTTCTACTTCATCGGATACGGCCTGATGTATCCCGGCGAAATGTTCGCCGGCGGCTGGTTCGGATTCGGAGGCACCGGAATCAGTGGCGCGTCGCCGGAAGTCGCTGGAGGAAACCTCTACCCTGCCGTTGACTTCCTCTTTCAGGTAGCTTTTGCCGCCACGGCAGCAACCATTGTTTCAGGTGCGGTTGCCGGCAGAATGCATTTTAAAGCCTATCTGATTTATTCCGCAGTGATCAGCGGCCTTGTTTATCCGCTGAGCGGCTTCTGGAAATGGGGCGGCGGATGGCTGAACACGCTCGGTTTCCATGATTTTGCCGGTTCTCTTCTCGTTCACGCGCTTGGAGGATTCGCAGGACTTGCCGGAGCGATCGTGCTCGGCCCCCGTATCGGACGCTTCAACGCCGACGGTTCTCCGAACGCCATGCCAGGCCACAACCTTGCGCTCAGCACCCTCGGCGTCTTCATCCTCCTGATCGGATGGTACGGATTCAACCCGGGCAGTCAGCTTGCCATCGTGGGAGCCGACAACACCAATGCAGTCATGATGATTGCAACCAACACCACCCTCGCTGCATGTGCAGGTTGCTGTGTCGCATTGATTTTCGCTTGGATTCTTTTCAAAAAACCCGATCTTACGATGGCCCTCAACGGCATGCTGGCCGGTCTGGTTGCCATCACGGCGAACTGCGATGCCGTTACCTATGACGAATCTCTTGTAATCGGCGCCGTCGGCGGCGTGCTGGTCGTACTCGGTATCAAACTGCTCGACAAGCTGCAGATCGACGACCCGGTAGGCGCATGGCCCGTTCACGGTCTGAACGGTATCTGGGGAGGGATCGCCGCATGGATATTCGGCGGCAAACCCATGGTGGCGCAGCTCATCGGTTCAACGGTCATTCCGCTCTGGGGATTTGGAACCATGCTTGTGCTTTTCCTTATACTGAAAGCGTTCGGCATACTTCGGGTCAACAAAGAGGACGAGATGAAAGGCCTGGATATTGCCGAGCACGAAGAAGAAGCCTACTATGGATTTGAAATCTTTACAACACAGTAA